The DNA region TGTAGCTCCAAAAACCGTttaatgcaatatatatatatgtctttgcAATCTTTCACTTACATCTTTCCTTTTTGGAGCCGAAGAATCTAGTGTGTATTGTTATGACTTGAAAGATTGTTAAATTATTTGGGGCGCGCTGTACATAAACAAAGGGGCGCTGCACATAAACAAAGGTTGAAGTTTCTCCTCCTCAAGTTGATTGAAAACACAGCTTTGTTATATTGAAATGGAAATGAATTACATCAGCTAAATTATTTAGTGAACAAAGAAACCACATAATCCTAATTCTAACTAgaataaaagaaatcatattacATCAGCCATGGCATTGAAGCTTCAGGTGTCATTGACAAGCTTTGGCCTGGATGTTTTAGGATCAATTTCAACTCTGAGACGAATTTCACGGAGTTGAGGCACATCCGCAGATCCTTGAATCTCCAACTCGGCGACCACTTGCTGGTTCTCTGGGTTCCCTTCCAGCAGATTTCTCACACACCACAATCCCCACTCTCTCAAGAAAGGGTTGTCATCATCTGTCACGCACTGCTGCAACATTAAAAAGAGCCCATCTCTCTCCCTGATCTCATCTTGTACCTCTTTCCTTCTGTAGGCGCAGTTCCCAATCACAGACACTATATCTCTCCTGAATCCTCTGTACGGACAGGGgttcaatgaagaagaagaagaagtaggacTCTGGTTTAGAGCCCTCTTTATTGTTGTTGGAGGATCAAGTTTGCGAAGCAGATCAAGGAGGAGATCTATCAGTCCAGAGGACAAGAGCAATTCAACAGTATCAACTGAATCCTTGTTGTCCTTCTTGAGCTCTTCAAGGCTTCCTCCAGCGCAAGCATCCCTTATTATTACCAGAGAGTAACCCATTACATCTACTATAGTTGAACCCGTAGGAAGCTCGGATCTTTCACTTGAAGCAAAATTAAAAACGTCAACAGATTTCTTGAATAATCCTAGAACGGAAGAAGTTGTATCCTTAGGGATTGACACTTTTCCTATCCTCTCATTTGCAATATCAGAGACCATCCTCAAAAGAAAGGCTTGCTCTGATGTAAACCTGGTCTCATCTTCAGCATCCTTGTTGTACAACTTGGAGAAGAGCTGTGGGAAACAATGGTCTTCAACACAGATTCTCGAAACCAGTAACTTGAGCCAATAATCATCCACAGACCCAActacaaacaaacaattacaaaaagatttggttttttcAAATCAGACAAAGATCCTCTCAACTAAAATTTGGCCTCTcaaatcagatatatatatatatatatatatatataataaacaaacaaatcattacCGGAAGATGAAGTCCGTATAGTTTCAGCAACGATGGTGAGGCCATCACTGGTGCAAAGCTGAGAAGCAAGCTCAGAGCATCCATCAAAGCAAGTATACAAAATCATACAGAGAGGATCAGAGGTCTCAAGCCTCCTAATCTTAGCGATTGACAAGAACCTCTCCGGGAAAAACCGAAGCCACACATCTCTCTGACGTTTCTCCTCGCCGAACAGTACAACGTTGGCTAGAACCTGCAACCCGAATCGAACAGTCTCgaaatcctcctcctccgtggGTTTGGTTTTCTCGGCAAGCAAGTCGGAGACGATAGCAGAGCCGCCGTGGTCGACGAAAGAGTTTTGATTGGAAGCCTCGCCGGCGCAGAGGTTGCGGAGGaccttgagagagagattgagatagTGGCGGGaaggaagaagctgaagaagacgaaggataTAAGGAAGGATAGCCTTGGAAGCGAGATCGGAGCGGCCTGAATCGGTCTTGGAAGACTCTAGAAGATACTTCAAGCAATCTTCTAGAGAGTAGGATAAGTCCGAAGCAATGAGCAGCGGCTGAAGCACCCCTTCCGGTACACAAGCTTCCTCCATTGATGACATCCcccaaagagagaagaagctcaagacAATGGCTTTTTAGGGTCTCACCCACCCATTGTGTTTAGCGTTATGGGCTCATAATGGGCCCAAAGGCTCTATAAGTTTTGGTTGGGTTAAAACgaacgaaatatatatatatagacacagTGGAAAATGGAGAAGATTGATTATTACATCGGTAAGTAAATGTTTATTGATGAAGATGTAATAAGATTCCTAAGTTCAATGATCAATCCGAACTAGGGCTGTAGATAACAATGGGGCTCCGGACAGAGTGACGTGGACTCTTCCACACGAGCAAGCCTGACACAATCTTTCCGGGACTCATTTGTTTGCCCTTCACCACCACTTTGAAGCTCCTCTTCTGTGATACCTTTGAGAACGTCAAACTCTGTGGCTCCACTGTTATTTCTACTCCTTTGGGTGCCCTCACGGTCACGTTGTACACTGACGACGCTGGTCCCACGTTGGTCACTCTCCGCCTGAACACAGCCAGTGTGGACGTTTTGGCAGATCTCAACGTCAGTTGGATTGTTGGGTAGTTGAGGGAGTCGTGGCCGAGTCCAGGGACAATGGAGGAACAGCTCACGGAGCGTGACCCCACAAGTGGAGCTAGAGTGGTTGCGTTGTAGCCTTCTCCGCACAAGAACTGAACATAGGACATGTCGTCCATGTCGTAGACTAAGCCAGGGCTAGCCGCTCGTCTTGGGTTTATTTGGCCTCCTCCATAAGCGAACTCTGCGTCCTTGTTCACTCTACTGCTTATCGGTTTTGCtgccaaacaaaacagagaaatacaACTGTGTGTGttaatgttttctctgttttccatTTCCAAGAGAATCAAAAAACcaagttacctgaggtgatgatGGCGGATTTGATGGCAGCAGGTGTCCAATCAGGATGAAAAGACTTGACGTAAGCAGCTACACCAGCAACATGGGGGCATGCCATTGAGGTACCAGACAGGATGGTGAATTTTGAGAATTGGGTGTCACCATCTAATCCAGTCAATGATCTCTTGAGAGTGAAGGCCGCCAATATATCAATCCCGGGTGCAGCGATATCGGGCTAGaaattcacccaaaaaaaaacataagataaagATCCAAAATTCTCTAGTGAGATGATGTTGATCAGGTCATATGAACCTTGAGAAGGCGTGTTGATCCCGGGTTGGGACCTCTTGATGAAAAAGAAGCAACAAAGGGAGCAGGGACTGTCACTTGCCGGGTTTTCTGAATCACAGCCGATGGTGATCTGAATAAAAAAGAGCAAAAGCAAAGAGTAAGCTGAAAAGATGAACACTTGTGGCTGGTGCGTAAAAAAATCAACAAGGACCTTGTGGAGTTGATATAACGGTAGATGGCATCGCCAATAGAGCTATTAACACTTGTAGCTGGTGCCATGAAAATCTGAGCGTTATCAAGATACTGATCACTAACAATAATGGCACCAGCACCTCCATAGCTTTTAACAGTCGACTCCACACCACCTCCTCCCATTCTACACACCATCACTTTCCCTTTCACCTTCTTTCGGTCCAAAGAATCAGAGAAACAGTACCTTTTTTACGcatcatcaacaaacaaaaaatgtcttaaatttatataaattcaaatcaagtagttgaagatgaagatgaaataGTACCTACCTAGCTAAGTACTTGTCGTCAGTGGTCTTAGCAGCATCAACACCACTTACAAGAGGATACGACTTGGCTTTTGGGTTAAACATGCTTATTCCCAtcccctttttttttgcaaatttgaAACCCCTTTTAAAATTGGATTTTATCGATTTCACccctttaaaattaatttagaacGATTTTGTGAATTTACTTACAGAGAATGATTTGCCGTTGCCGAGATCTATCTTGCTCTTGAACGTCCGATCGATTCCGCTTGCCGCAACCGTCAGTATCCACGGCTCATGGTTCGTTACAGTCCCTGAGCTCGGTCCGTCGTTCCCGGCGGACGCCACCGTGAGGATCCCTTTCCTCATCGCGTGAAACGACCCTACCGATATCGAATCGGATGAGTAATCCGCGATTGGACCGCCGATAGAGATGGAGATAATGTCAACGCCGTCGTGAATCGCCGCCTCGAACCCGGCGAGGATGTCCATGTCGGCACAGCCGGATCTCGCCCAACAAACCTTGTACATCGCCAGCCTCGCCGACGGAACCGCGCCGCGGGCGGTACCGTTTGCTATGCCATAGAGACTGGCGTTTGAGACTAGAACTCCGGCTACGGTTGATGACGTGTGCGTCCCATGGCCGTCGATATCGATCGGTGATCGGATTTCGCCGGTAGGCACATTGCCGTCGTGCTTGAAGTACTTGGCCCCGATTATTTTGCTGTTCAAGTTTAAAATTTCCAATTAGGACCCTTATCTTAACGCATAATTCTTCTAAGCTCCCCAAACTTTTAAAATCGATCAGCcaactccttctttttttttttttttttttttttttaacagtttatTTTTTCACTAATGTAGTAATATATTACTTGTTGCATCCGGTGAAATTAGTATAAGGTCCACACGATCCTTTCCATTTAGCCGGGGGAGGGCCGAGACCATGGTCCTGGAAACTCTCTGACTCTGGCGTTATTCCTGATTATTGTATAGGAAGGGTTCTGTTAATTTTCATATCAAGCGTATGTATGAGTTTAGtaacaacaaacacaacatatataaaataattaaaacctgTATCAAGAACACCAATAATAacatctctctctgttt from Camelina sativa cultivar DH55 unplaced genomic scaffold, Cs unpScaffold00780, whole genome shotgun sequence includes:
- the LOC104773928 gene encoding ataxin-10-like: MSSMEEACVPEGVLQPLLIASDLSYSLEDCLKYLLESSKTDSGRSDLASKAILPYILRLLQLLPSRHYLNLSLKVLRNLCAGEASNQNSFVDHGGSAIVSDLLAEKTKPTEEEDFETVRFGLQVLANVVLFGEEKRQRDVWLRFFPERFLSIAKIRRLETSDPLCMILYTCFDGCSELASQLCTSDGLTIVAETIRTSSSVGSVDDYWLKLLVSRICVEDHCFPQLFSKLYNKDAEDETRFTSEQAFLLRMVSDIANERIGKVSIPKDTTSSVLGLFKKSVDVFNFASSERSELPTGSTIVDVMGYSLVIIRDACAGGSLEELKKDNKDSVDTVELLLSSGLIDLLLDLLRKLDPPTTIKRALNQSPTSSSSSLNPCPYRGFRRDIVSVIGNCAYRRKEVQDEIRERDGLFLMLQQCVTDDDNPFLREWGLWCVRNLLEGNPENQQVVAELEIQGSADVPQLREIRLRVEIDPKTSRPKLVNDT
- the LOC104773929 gene encoding subtilisin-like protease SBT4.14; amino-acid sequence: MGRSKYSCHHHLLVLIIILLEVLWISPGYTSAEDEHAKDFYIIYLGDGPDDTDEAIKTHINLLSSLNISQEEARDRKVHSYTKAFNAFAAKLSPNEAKKMMEMEEVFGVYRNEYRQLHTTKSWDFVGLPLTAKRHVKTERDVIIGVLDTGITPESESFQDHGLGPPPAKWKGSCGPYTNFTGCNNKIIGAKYFKHDGNVPTGEIRSPIDIDGHGTHTSSTVAGVLVSNASLYGIANGTARGAVPSARLAMYKVCWARSGCADMDILAGFEAAIHDGVDIISISIGGPIADYSSDSISVGSFHAMRKGILTVASAGNDGPSSGTVTNHEPWILTVAASGIDRTFKSKIDLGNGKSFSGMGISMFNPKAKSYPLVSGVDAAKTTDDKYLARYCFSDSLDRKKVKGKVMVCRMGGGGVESTVKSYGGAGAIIVSDQYLDNAQIFMAPATSVNSSIGDAIYRYINSTRSPSAVIQKTRQVTVPAPFVASFSSRGPNPGSTRLLKPDIAAPGIDILAAFTLKRSLTGLDGDTQFSKFTILSGTSMACPHVAGVAAYVKSFHPDWTPAAIKSAIITSAKPISSRVNKDAEFAYGGGQINPRRAASPGLVYDMDDMSYVQFLCGEGYNATTLAPLVGSRSVSCSSIVPGLGHDSLNYPTIQLTLRSAKTSTLAVFRRRVTNVGPASSVYNVTVRAPKGVEITVEPQSLTFSKVSQKRSFKVVVKGKQMSPGKIVSGLLVWKSPRHSVRSPIVIYSPSSD